The sequence ACCAATTCACTTCCACCTTTGAATgcaatattatgatcactcttcttAAAGCACACTTAACTACAAGGTAATTAAATCTCATAGTaagcaatgaaaataaaaatacacCCGAATCTCTTGTTAGATCCATAAGATACTAAACTAGCCAACCAACTTTTACAAGAACTCATCCTCTACATGCTTGAGTTTGGagaggtatatggatggtagggttgtggagggctatggtcctggtgcaggctgatgggaataggcatggactcaatgggctgaagggcctgtttctgtgctgtacttttctgtgactctatgactattactGTTTGCTTAGTTTACCCAGCATAAGTCTGCGTAATTATTTCATTACTCATGGGAAATGTATCAATTTGAAGTTATAGGTCCAATAACAGCAAGGCATAAATGTCATAATTAAGGCGGCTACATGGTGGGCCATGGGAATTGGGGCACTGCAAATTAATTTCTCTGGAGAAGCATATGCCATATATAAACATCTAAGAGTAAACTGCCAATGCTGGATGCCTAAAGGTGATAcaggaaatgctgaaaacactcaacaaaatcaggcagcatctgtggagagagaatcagAGAAGAAATTCATTGTTTTTTGTTTTAGCGTTTACTTCATCCGGAGATGTTAAAACTGTATGCTAAGTTATTATGTGGTCTGGCAGAACAATTGTTATTAAAAGTCATGTGatcatttatataaaaaataatgttTTAGCTTTTATCGTCTTTTTAAACCCTGGATCAGGCATGCTACACCCCTACCCATCAACAATCCTGAAGAGTATTTCTAACAATCCTTCAAATTCCAATGAAATATTCCAATCAATGACCAACACTGAAGTATCTGATAGCCAACCCTGCAGTTTAGTTAAAACATAACCTCTTGTCAAAGTTAAAACTGCAAAGTGTTTTACACTTTATTGATACCATGGTACCTACATTAGCACTCTAGTGCCATCCTACGTGCTTTTTAAGTGTTTTCCCTGCTACACTTTTACATGGATTCCACAGTGTTTTCAGCTTGTACAGTGAAAGGCTACTATGACTCAGTCAAGGCTCTGGAATGTTCATGATCGTCTATCTCTCAGGGTTTGAGCACAAGGGGGCCTAAGTGTTGACTGTAGTATTGTTTCTGTCACAGGAGGAGCCTGGAACCGAGGGCAGGGCAGGGGAGCAGGCACACAACCGTTATGAGAGACAGCAGCATTTGCCACTCCCACTCTTCCATGACCATGGGACTGAGATTcaacattatcactgacatatgggaAAGCAGACCGTAGGAGTTCTGTGACATGGTTAAAGCCCCTATCAATACATCCCCCCAACCTTTCCAAgccagaggagatggtgcaggtCAGAGCCTGAATAGCACTAGTCTGAGCCTCAATCAGTGATGCCAATTCAGGGCTCACCGACTCCCGAACAGAGGGCTTCACTGTAGCATCCAGAGTGTTGGTCACATTCTCCATAGTAGACTGCAGAGTAGCAAGGCCTTGCGGCAGAATACCACACAGTATGGAAGCGGACTCCTCGACACTCTCTGACAGCGTCAGGCAGCTCCGAGACAGATTGTCTAAAGCCTCAAGTAACTGATGATGAACGTGGaagatttttcttttaaatgctgGGCCACTCAAATCCAAGTCTCTGTGTTCCTCCGTGTAGCTCGAATCTGAACTTGCTCTTCTGTCATCTGTCTCCTGTACTGTCCTATCCACCATGGCCAGATCTTGCTCACTATTGCTGAATAATTCAACCCGAGCTGATCCATCTGTCCCATCTCTCACAACAGAAGTATTGAGTTCAGTGTTGTATTGGTAGGATGGAGCTGATGGCAATGCATCTTTGGTAAGGTGATCCTCCTCCATATCCCGCCCAGATAGGCCCAAATAATGGGATATATCTGGGGGAAAAGAAGGGCAAAGGTCAGGCAGTCCTAGAAAGGGTAGGCAATAATGGTAGATATTAATCCACAGAGTCACAAAATCTAGATTCTTtggctgctggaaatctgacattaaattcaaaactgtattcagaaagtcagatggCATCAGTGGATGGAGAAAATCAAAGCTGCAGGTCAACGATCCTTCATCCAAATGAGAAGGCTGACAAGTTTTAAGATGCATTAAAAGAAGAGGTGATAACAAGTTGTTAGAGATCAGAttgattatttttaaatgatAGCACAATGCAGTAATGGGACAAGTAAATAAGTATTTTTTTCTGCAAGAGATGTAAATGCCCCCCTCAAAAAAATGACATCTCAAATTATGAAAAGAAAATTCCCCAAGTGACAGacatatgaaaaaaaaatcagaaaatgctggaaatgccatTCTTTGAAATTGTTGATTTCAACTCTGAAAATGGAAGACGTAACTGACTAGAAATTGGACCTCCTCAATTTTGATGTACTGAAATGCAACCTGCGCGATTCCCAATAGTAACCGCTTGCAAACATCATAACTAAGTCTTTGTTCCAAAGCTTGGATCAGCCCTAAGAGACAaactagagcagaggttcccaaccttctttatgcatGGACgcctatcattaactgagggatctgtggacctcaGCTTGGGAATTCCTGCACCGAGGCAGGCCAAAGTAACCGAATCAAAAATGTCATAGAaaggagagaaaaacaaaaagaatggGGGGCAAACATTTGGCCACAAACCTGTATGTAATGTCATACTGTGCCCCAGGCAATTGAGCAACATTTTTATTTTGGAGGCAGACAGTAACACATTGACTCTTGCAGTGAAAGCTGCCACAGGTTGTCAGATAGAAAGAAATTATTTTCAGCTGTAGGAGTCCAGGAGGCATAGCAGTTGTAAAGCGCtcagagagatacagcatagaaacaggccacctAATCCACACAAATCATTCACTCTTATctgaaatatactgtatatctttCTCTCCTCCTATATTTATTTCCTCTATTCTCCCACATTCTCATTAAATCCCCCACCCgtctctaccactcacctactgATCAGTGGCAATTTACTGTGGCCAACTAATCTATCAATCCATACAAAGAGtaatagaaaacaaaaaaaaaaaaacaggccTTAAAACCTCACTGATCCCTGCTGACCAAGATGCAGAACtaagctttttttttatataggcatcctttagtctcatgagaccatggatttgtgccttgcaaggtttccagggtgcaggcctgggcaaggttgtatggaagaccggcagttgcccatgctgcaagtctcccctctccacgccaccgatgttgtgcAAGGGCCGATatacttggcaccggtgtcgtcgcagagcaacgtgttgttaagtgccttgctcaaggacacacacgctgcctcagctgaggctcgaactagcgaactTCAGATTACTAGAACGacatcttaaccacttggctgtGCCAACACTAAGCTAGCCTTGTTTTAAACTATAGAGAGTTATGAACACATCATAGAAACCAGCCTTCTCTCTgttacaggggttcccaacatttttaatgccctgaaccaataccattaagcaaggaccccaggttgggaacccccgctcTTTGAACGCTGCCTTTCCATCTtgctgcctctgtaaagcagccagcacaatcaaatATCCCACgcaccccagatattctctcttcttttatcctctcccattgggcaaaagatacaaaggctcaaggacagcttcaactcCACTGTTATATGACTATTAAGATGCTCCCTTATACAGGAAGATAGACTCCAGCTCAAAATCGTCCTCATTTTCAGTTTGCAGCTCATTTCCCTGCACATTTTCtctatagctgttacactttatttgcatttttattgttttaacttgttcaaccttaatGCAttatgtaatgatctgatctgcatgaacagtatgcaagacaagcttttcactgcatcgcaacatgtgacaataataaaccaattccaatttattTGACTGTGTTTGGCTCATATCTCTCTAAATGGTAGAtgatccctcggttaatggtagggggtccttggcattaaaaaaggttgggacccctgATCTAAATCCTTCCTatacatgtacctgtccaactgtcttttagaagttccataggttcaccattctgagtgaagaaattactacagtactcgtCTCAGTCCTGGTTAGCTTAGGGACAGCAACCCCTACTTCCCATTCTAGACCCACCCCCACTCAATCAGGACAATTATCACCCTTACCCACATGCAATCCATCAAGCCTTGTCAGAAATTTCTACAACtgaatgagatctcctctcatacATCTAAAATGTAATAGTCCAAAACCAAAATCTAACACTTATGAATACAATTTTGGTGATATTGTGCCAATAttgagaaaacagaaaaatgtaaTTACAGGTACATCTCCTATAATAATAACTGGTTATAATGTGATTAATGGACTAGGGAACATTAGTTTATGTCATGAATAATGCTAAAAAAAGACACCTGGAAACTGGAGCATGCCCTGCCTAGAAGTGCCTATTCCAGTTCTTTGACAGACAGTACAGTACATCCACATATcttagctactatttggaggcgtatatatgattcccataatggtttttttaaccctgcagtttcttaactccacccacaaagattcaacattctctgaccctgtctcctctttctaaaaatctaattccatctcttaccaaaagaaccacaccaccgcctatgccttcctgcctgttcttttgatacaaagtatatcctttgatgttaagctcccaactatggctttctttcatccacgactcagtgatgcccacagtgttCTACTAATCAATCTCTAATTGtaccacgagttcatccaccttattccaaatgctacgtgcatttaaatacagtaccttcagtcctgcattcttcacccttttgaattttgccgcTGTGGTACAATTCAACTCTTTgctttgtctgcatttgtacccaatcattggcttgtccttccttacattcatactacacccatcatctacttgtaaacctgttggcTCATCCTCAATTCTATCATtttggttcccatacccctgccatagGGAGACGCACACAAATGAGACTACAGTAAACGTGCATTAAAGTCTGCATGGATGAGTTAGACTTCAGAGTCCATGCATGTGTTGTATATTTTTATTCATCTAAATGTGGCAGATCTCAGTTGTTCTTGGAACTGATGTGGCAAGCTGCTCAGTTATATCAAACCACTATACTTCAGCAATAAATGTTAACCTCGATAACAAGACCAAcaggaatatttttttaaaaagaggtaaTTGGGTGTAGGAGCCATGAATCCATTTTCTGTCCAATGGAGTCTACATTGTAGTTTGTGTTGCGTGTTTATTATcggtaatttgtcacatgggctgggcgtggtagaagcaaatgagtaaagaaacatatcaatgctttgtcTTCAGTTCAGCTTAGTCT comes from Mobula hypostoma chromosome 8, sMobHyp1.1, whole genome shotgun sequence and encodes:
- the LOC134351056 gene encoding uncharacterized protein LOC134351056 isoform X4, which translates into the protein MSEPRAPRFSDAALKVLVEQDKLAHKPRNPTCSGERPASIQATTQMEQEALDIVEIYSRRSIENGEAGGQVPQGLPDLCPSFPPDISHYLGLSGRDMEEDHLTKDALPSAPSYQYNTELNTSVVRDGTDGSARVELFSNSEQDLAMVDRTVQETDDRRASSDSSYTEEHRDLDLSGPAFKRKIFHVHHQLLEALDNLSRSCLTLSESVEESASILCGILPQGLATLQSTMENVTNTLDATVKPSVRESVSPELASLIEAQTSAIQALTCTISSGLERLGGCIDRGFNHVTELLRSAFPYVSDNVESQSHGHGRVGVANAAVSHNGCVPAPLPCPRFQAPPVTETILQSTLRPPCAQTLRDRRS
- the LOC134351056 gene encoding uncharacterized protein LOC134351056 isoform X2; the protein is MSEPRAPRFSDAALKVLVEQVRAHKEVLFPSDGRKMPRQTLRQAWREVALYVNLKSVTPRTWLQCRKKFNDLTRTARDKLAHKPRNPTCSGERPASIQATTQMEQEALDIVEIYSRRSIENGEAGGQVPQGLPDLCPSFPPDISHYLGLSGRDMEEDHLTKDALPSAPSYQYNTELNTSVVRDGTDGSARVELFSNSEQDLAMVDRTVQETDDRRASSDSSYTEEHRDLDLSGPAFKRKIFHVHHQLLEALDNLSRSCLTLSESVEESASILCGILPQGLATLQSTMENVTNTLDATVKPSVRESVSPELASLIEAQTSAIQALTCTISSGLERLGGCIDRGFNHVTELLRSAFPYVSDNVESQSHGHGRVGVANAAVSHNGCVPAPLPCPRFQAPPVTETILQSTLRPPCAQTLRDRRS
- the LOC134351056 gene encoding uncharacterized protein LOC134351056 isoform X1, with amino-acid sequence MAFPAFSDFFFICLSLGEFSFHNLRCHFFEGGIYISCRKKYLFTCPITALCYHLKIINLISNNLLSPLLLMHLKTCQPSHLDEGSLTCSFDFLHPLMPSDFLNTVLNLMSDFQQPKNLDFVTLWINIYHYCLPFLGLPDLCPSFPPDISHYLGLSGRDMEEDHLTKDALPSAPSYQYNTELNTSVVRDGTDGSARVELFSNSEQDLAMVDRTVQETDDRRASSDSSYTEEHRDLDLSGPAFKRKIFHVHHQLLEALDNLSRSCLTLSESVEESASILCGILPQGLATLQSTMENVTNTLDATVKPSVRESVSPELASLIEAQTSAIQALTCTISSGLERLGGCIDRGFNHVTELLRSAFPYVSDNVESQSHGHGRVGVANAAVSHNGCVPAPLPCPRFQAPPVTETILQSTLRPPCAQTLRDRRS
- the LOC134351056 gene encoding uncharacterized protein LOC134351056 isoform X3, whose translation is MSEPRAPRFSDAALKVLVEQVRAHKEVLFPSDGRKMPRQTLRQAWREVALYVNLKSVTPRTWLQCRKKFNDLTRTARDKLAHKPRNPTCSGERPASIQATTQMEQEALDIVEIYSRRSIENGEAGGQVPQDISHYLGLSGRDMEEDHLTKDALPSAPSYQYNTELNTSVVRDGTDGSARVELFSNSEQDLAMVDRTVQETDDRRASSDSSYTEEHRDLDLSGPAFKRKIFHVHHQLLEALDNLSRSCLTLSESVEESASILCGILPQGLATLQSTMENVTNTLDATVKPSVRESVSPELASLIEAQTSAIQALTCTISSGLERLGGCIDRGFNHVTELLRSAFPYVSDNVESQSHGHGRVGVANAAVSHNGCVPAPLPCPRFQAPPVTETILQSTLRPPCAQTLRDRRS